In Bos indicus isolate NIAB-ARS_2022 breed Sahiwal x Tharparkar chromosome 2, NIAB-ARS_B.indTharparkar_mat_pri_1.0, whole genome shotgun sequence, a single genomic region encodes these proteins:
- the FTCDNL1 gene encoding formiminotransferase N-terminal subdomain-containing protein isoform X7, with translation MSSCRVGLHLAACLLNISEARKKSIVENIAKAALLERNGQRHPEVSVLNVFSDPEYNRSVITIAASIDELGNSVLAACLEAFQSIDMEVQEGIHPCLGAVDLIPIYPLSGVGVEECGAVARITLRLFKQARDK, from the exons ATGTCTTCTTGTCGAGTGGGGCTCCATTTGGCTGCCTGTTTATTAAACATTTCAGAAGCCAGAAAAAAGAGCATTGTTGAGAACATAGCGAAAGCTGCTCTTCTTGAAAGAAATG GACAGAGACATCCTGAAGTATCAGTGCTCAATGTATTTTCTGATCCAGAGTACAACAGATCAGTCATTACAATAGCAGCTTCTATTGATGAGTTAG gcaATTCTGTTCTGGCTGCCTGCTTGGAAGCCTTCCAGTCTATCGATATGGAGGTTCAGGAGGGGATCCATCCTTGCCTAGGAGCAGTGGACCTGATTCCCATTTACCCTCTCTCTGGTGTCGGAGTGGAAGAGTGTGGAGCTGTGGCCAGAA
- the FTCDNL1 gene encoding formiminotransferase N-terminal subdomain-containing protein isoform X6 gives MSSCRVGLHLAACLLNISEARKKSIVENIAKAALLERNGQRHPEVSVLNVFSDPEYNRSVITIAASIDELGNSVLAACLEAFQSIDMEVQEGIHPCLGAVDLIPIYPLSGVGVEECGAVARILLKFPAAHRPC, from the exons ATGTCTTCTTGTCGAGTGGGGCTCCATTTGGCTGCCTGTTTATTAAACATTTCAGAAGCCAGAAAAAAGAGCATTGTTGAGAACATAGCGAAAGCTGCTCTTCTTGAAAGAAATG GACAGAGACATCCTGAAGTATCAGTGCTCAATGTATTTTCTGATCCAGAGTACAACAGATCAGTCATTACAATAGCAGCTTCTATTGATGAGTTAG gcaATTCTGTTCTGGCTGCCTGCTTGGAAGCCTTCCAGTCTATCGATATGGAGGTTCAGGAGGGGATCCATCCTTGCCTAGGAGCAGTGGACCTGATTCCCATTTACCCTCTCTCTGGTGTCGGAGTGGAAGAGTGTGGAGCTGTGGCCAGAA